From Cyanobacterium sp. T60_A2020_053:
TATCATAACAACGGTAGAAGAGCAATCATAGATAGTTAATTAAGAGTTGATAAAAAAGTTAATTAGTAACGGTAAATTGGCAATAAATAATGAATAATTCAGTAAATAAAATTGATTGACTTTGACAATACTTGCCCTAAAAAACTTGATTTCCAGTAATATAAATAAACTCTTACCATTGTAATCTTTTTAAGATCAAGATAAATTAGAATCATGTATATTTCTTAATAATTAACAAAAATTTAATGAGTAATTTTGCCGATAAGATTATAGTACCTTTAGATGTACCAGACTTTGAACAAGCCAGCGCCCTCCTCCGTAGCTTAGAAGGGGTAAAATTTTGGAAAGTTGGCTTAGAATTATTTGTGGCGGAAGGAGAGAAGGTTTTAAACTTATTGAGAGAGAAGGGAAAAAAAATATTTTTAGACCTGAAATTTCACGATATACCCAACACCGTCAAAGGGGCAACTCGCTCAGTTTTAAAATATCAACCAGACTTATTAACTATCCACGCCACCGCAGGAAGGGAAGCGCTGAGGGGTGCTAAAGAGGTGATAGAAGCCAGTGGGCTAGAAAACCCCAAATTACTAGCAATTACCATATTGACCAGCTTCAGCGCCCGTGAACTGGCATTAGATTTACAAATTCCCCTTGAGTTGCCAGAATATGCCCTCAAAAATGCTCTCATGGCGCAAGAATCGGGCATGGATGGGGCAGTTTGTTCTCCCCATGAAGTAGCGAAATTAAGAGAGGTATGTGGTCAAGATTTTCTGTTAGTATGCCCCGGCGTGCGCCCTGCTTGGTCGGTATCAGGGGATCAAAAACGCATCATGACACCCTCTCAAGCCTTGGCGGAGGGCGCTGATTACTTGGTAATCGGGCGCCCTATCACCCAAGCTGATAATCCCGTTTTGGCATGGGAAAAAATTGTCGCCGAAGTCAATCAATCAGTAAGCTAGTTTGCATTTAGGTTTACTGGTGGAGGTAGGCAAGAGGCAACAGGCAACAGGTCAGCGTTTGAGTTATTTTTAAGACTTAGTATAAACGGTAATTTAAGTGCGTTTTAGCTTAACTAATCTCTCACGGAATAACTGAAAGGAAAAGAAGTTTGTAACTGGATTAATTCATCACGGTGGGCTTGAATCGTGATGGTAGTTTCCTTATTATTATCATCAGGTAAATCAAGACGAAATGCCACTTCTTCTATTCTTTTCGCGCCGCGCCAATAAAAAAATCCGGCAAGGGGTGCGAGAATTACTAAACCCAAAAACCAGTTAATTTCTGGGTGAAATAACATAGCCAACACTAAAGCAAAGCAAAAAAAGCCACAACCAGCAAGAAAACTCAGTAATATGGCAAGAGGGGCGGAGGGCGCTACCATACCCTCAAGAGTTACTTTATTTCTTTCACCATCAATGGCTTTAACTTGATAAGACCTTTGTTGAAAATATTGTCTCAAATAAGCCAGGATGTTGTCCTCACTTTCTGGACAACTAATAGTAACGATTTCGGTACGGTCTTTGATACTACCACGAATAAAAAAGAATAAACCGATCATCAAAAGAATAGTTAATAATAAAGTTGATGTCATAATGATTTCGGATGGGGAGAATTAACTACTCATTATATAGGCTCTGTGTATAAGTTCTTGTGCAAAATTAATTGTACATATGCAAAGGGCTAGGAAAGGAAATAATAATTCATAATTCATAATGAGGATTTCGTGTAACAAATCTTTACGGTTGTTAAGATACTTTCCCTTTGTCGATTATGCTAAGGATTGTAGAAAAAAGAATATAAGATAAA
This genomic window contains:
- the pyrF gene encoding orotidine-5'-phosphate decarboxylase, encoding MSNFADKIIVPLDVPDFEQASALLRSLEGVKFWKVGLELFVAEGEKVLNLLREKGKKIFLDLKFHDIPNTVKGATRSVLKYQPDLLTIHATAGREALRGAKEVIEASGLENPKLLAITILTSFSARELALDLQIPLELPEYALKNALMAQESGMDGAVCSPHEVAKLREVCGQDFLLVCPGVRPAWSVSGDQKRIMTPSQALAEGADYLVIGRPITQADNPVLAWEKIVAEVNQSVS
- a CDS encoding cofactor assembly of complex C subunit B produces the protein MTSTLLLTILLMIGLFFFIRGSIKDRTEIVTISCPESEDNILAYLRQYFQQRSYQVKAIDGERNKVTLEGMVAPSAPLAILLSFLAGCGFFCFALVLAMLFHPEINWFLGLVILAPLAGFFYWRGAKRIEEVAFRLDLPDDNNKETTITIQAHRDELIQLQTSFPFSYSVRD